Proteins from one Muntiacus reevesi chromosome X, mMunRee1.1, whole genome shotgun sequence genomic window:
- the LOC136153715 gene encoding melanoma-associated antigen 10-like, whose amino-acid sequence MSELSKPEEGLQDPGEDQGPVEVPLLEAEVGESASHFASYPPASSSAPVEALPQEILHRMISKLMKFLLLKYRAKELTSQAEMLSEVLRDNQEHFPVVFREVSVCLQLLFGVDVEEVDPAEHTYILVPILGLTCDEMLSDGVGLPKAGFLVLVLSMIMRFGDPAPEEAVWGALSRMGMYVGSEHCVFGEPRELLTQVWVREGYLRYEQVPDSHPARYEFLWGPRAYVETSKWQVMAFMLTVNPRALRAFPFLSA is encoded by the coding sequence ATGAGTGAGCTCAGCAAACCCGAAGAAGGCCTTCAGGACCCAGGAGAGGACCAGGGCCCTGTCGAGGTGCCGCTCTTGGAGGCTGAGGTGGGGGAGTCCGCATCCCACTTTGCCTCCTATCCCCCAGCATCCTCCTCCGCTCCtgtggaggccttgccccaaGAAATTCTGCATAGGATGATAAGTAAActgatgaagttcctgctcctCAAGTATCGAGCCAAGGAGCTGACCTCCCAGGCGGAAATGCTGAGTgaggtcctcagggataaccaggagcactTCCCGGTGGTCTTCAGGGAGGTCTCAGTGTGCCTGCAGCTGTTGTTTGGCGTGGATGTGGAAGAGGTGGACCCAGCGGAGCACACCTACATCTTGGTCCCCATCCTGGGCCTCACTTGCGATGAGATGCTGAGCGATGGGGTGGGTCTGCCCAAGGCCGGCTTCTTGGTGCTGGTCCTCAGCATGATCATGCGGTTTGGAGACCCGGCCCCAGAGGAGGCAgtctggggagcactcagcaggatggggATGTATGTTGGGAGTGAGCACTgtgtctttggggagcccagggagcttctgacccaagtgtgggtgcgggagggatACCTGCGGTACgagcaggtgcctgacagccaccctgctcgctatgagttcctgtggggtccccgggcctatgtggagaccagcaagtggcaagtcatggcaTTTATGCTCACGGTCAACCcaagggctttgagggccttcccaTTCCTGTCTGCATAA